The following are from one region of the Takifugu rubripes chromosome 16, fTakRub1.2, whole genome shotgun sequence genome:
- the LOC115252967 gene encoding LOW QUALITY PROTEIN: leucine-rich repeat transmembrane protein FLRT2-like (The sequence of the model RefSeq protein was modified relative to this genomic sequence to represent the inferred CDS: inserted 2 bases in 1 codon; deleted 1 base in 1 codon) gives MEFLAGPWNKDWASFVQFWLTVTLSLQMQFSSGASCPQVCRCDNMFVYCNERSLTSVPLGIQEGYKILFLHNNQINNAGFPMELHNLASVETVYLYGNQLDEFPINLPKNTRVLHLQENNIQTISRAALAQLTRLEELHLDDNSISTVGVEEGAFREAVSLKLLFLTKNHLSSVPIGLPEDLKELRLDENRIAVIAEEAFQNVTRLQRLVLDGNLLTDEGIAPGTFQDLVNLHELALARNSLTFPPPLLPTQALIKLSLQENQIDQIPVAAFADLNRLEKLDISSNQLQSLTQGVFDSLSSLRHLMVRNNPWRCDCSVKWVVVWLKSLPTSINARGFVCQSPEKVRGMAIRELTLDIIECPVGSDSPPWPTLRSTXPPPPPTTVPLTTTTSTLMTTPIPYYLSRPPLRHPLSIRTLWDPLPPYKDPLQISFHVVNSTNIEVSWVSYFTVTAYKVTWVKRGQSQINEGMRERTVSGDQRQISLTSLEPRSVYRICVHMLDTLNSYRPGEDTLCSEARTKAPGREQAPQEGINSTLLMAGIIGGAVLLVLVTLLSLFCWYMHRKSRSSSTKWKYNRGRRKDDYCEAGTKKDNSILEMTETSFQIVALNNEQLLKGDFRIQPIYTPNGGIGFRDCPLSKNSIAYCKSSNVPSTEFCHT, from the exons ATGGAGTTTCTTGCCGGACCTTGGAATAAAGATTGGGCTTCATTCGTACAATTCTGGTTAACTGTCACGCTGAGCCTCCAGATGCAGTTCAGCTCGGGCGCCTCGTGCCCACAGGTGTGTCGTTGTGACAACATGTTTGTGTACTGCAATGAACGCAGCCTGACATCAGTGCCTCTGGGGATACAGGAGGGCTACAAGATCCTCTTTCTGCATAACAACCAGATA AACAATGCCGGGTTCCCCATGGAACTCCACAATCTGGCCTCCGTGGAGACTGTGTACCTTTACGGTAACCAGCTGGACGAGTTCCCCATCAACCTGCCCAAGAACACGCGGGTCCTGCATCTCCAAGAGAACAACATCCAGACCATCTCCAGGGCGGCCCTGGCCCAGCTGACaagactggaggagctgcacctGGATGATAACTCCATCTCTACAGTGGGGGTGGAGGAAGGGGCCTTCAGAGAGGCAGTGAGCCTCAAACTGCTCTTCCTCACCAAGAACCACTTGAGCAGCGTTCCCATCGGCCTTCCCGAGGACCTGAAGGAACTGCGATTGGACGAGAACCGCATTGCTGTCATTGCAGAGGAGGCCTTTCAGAATGTGACGCGCCTGCAGCGCCTCGTGTTGGACGGGAACCTGCTGACAGATGAGGGCATTGCACCAGGGACCTTCCAGGACCTGGTTAACCTCCACGAGCTCGCCCTGGCCCGGAACTCGCTCACCTTCCCTCCCCCGCTCCTGCCCACCCAGGCACTGATCAAACTCAGCCTGCAAGAGAACCAGATTGACCAGATCCCTGTGGCAGCCTTCGCTGACCTAAATAGGTTGGAAAAATTGGATATCTCGAGCAACCAGCTCCAGAGTCTTACACAGGGTGTGTTTGACAGTTTGTCAAGCCTGAGGCACCTCATGGTCCGAAATAACCCCTGGCGGTGTGACTGTTCTGTGAAGTGGGTGGTGGTCTGGCTCAAGTCCTTGCCCACGTCCATCAATGCCCGAGGGTTCGTCTGTCAGAGTCCAGAGAAGGTCCGTGGCATGGCGATCAGGGAGCTCACCTTGGATATCATAGAGTGCCCTGTTGGGAGTGACTCGCCACCGTGGCCCACTCTGCGCtcgac cccccctcccccgcccacGACCGTGCCCCTCACCACCACGACGTCCACCCTCATGACCACCCCTATCCCCTACTACTTGAGTCGTCCTCCCCTCCGGCACCCCCTGAGCATAAGAACCCTCTgggaccccctccctccctacaaGGATCCCCTTCAGATCTCCTTCCATGTGGTGAATTCCACCAACATCGAGGTGAGCTGGGTTTCCTACTTCACCGTCACAGCCTACAAAGTCACCTGGGTGAAACGAGGCCAAAGCCAAATAAACGAAGGTATGAGAGAGCGGACGGTGAGCGGGGACCAGCGACAGATCAGCCTTACCAGCCTGGAGCCCCGGTCTGTGTATCGGATCTGCGTGCACATGCTGGACACTCTAAACTCCTACAGGCCAGGGGAGGATACTCTGTGCTCtgaggccaggaccaaggctcCTGGCAGGGAGCAAGCTCCTCAGGAGGGTATCAACTCCACGCTGCTAATGGCTGGAATCATAGGAGGGGCCGTGCTGCTCGTCCTGGTAACTCTGCTGAGCCTGTTCTGCTGGTACATGCACAGGAAGAGCCGGTCGTCTTCGACCAAGTGGAAATACAACCGCGGCAGGAGAAAAGACGACTACTGCGAGGCTGGAACCAAGAAGGATAACTCCATTCTTGAGATGACTGAGACCAGTTTCCAGATAGTGGCGCTGAACAATGAGCAGCTGCTCAAGGGCGACTTCAGGATCCAGCCCATCTACACGCCCAACGGGGGCATCGGCTTTAGAGACTGCCCCCTCAGCAAAAACAGCATAGCCTACTGCAAGAGCAGCAACGTGCCCAGTACAGAGTTCTGCCACACGTGA